Proteins encoded within one genomic window of Ranitomeya variabilis isolate aRanVar5 chromosome 4, aRanVar5.hap1, whole genome shotgun sequence:
- the LOC143767169 gene encoding uncharacterized protein LOC143767169 isoform X1 translates to MDKDKGYVAERILNLTLQILYLLTGEDYTPLKTPEEKGSATVTLPHSLVHEQKILNLTNRIIELLTGEVPVRCQDVTVYFSMEEWDYIEGHKDLYEDIMETHQTLILLEESCKKTAPQRCSSPFHDEEDARKENEKTLLYFKEGDLNIVLMDIDPENEDELLDMKIKDEEIPIGISLSGGGCNIKDGTVPPCEMEDEGATQDSTNSILANIRSPLTNASSDSCKHKEYVPEVVTFKVGYRNDYRHTCSECGKCFTKKDKFIIHMRVHTGEKPYSCPECGKRFTQKANLMAHQKTHTGERPFSCTECGKDFTCKSTLVKHWRIHTGEKPFSCSDCGKCFTYKSHLLEHERIHTGEKPFTCTECGKSFRHKSHVIGHQRVHTGEKPFICSKCGKCFTQESSLVYHQRIHTGEKPFSCPECGKCFTYKSTLVKHLVIHSGEKPYSCLHCEKRFTQKSILNEHQKNHTGERPYVCSVCGRAFTRKSNMLKHQITHTGEKPYTCAECGNSFTQKASLVKHKKLHSTQDSK, encoded by the exons GATTATACCCCTCTAAAGACACCTGAAGAGAAGGGGTCAGCCACAGTGACTTTACCTCATTCATTGGTACATGAGCAGAAGATCCTCAATCTCACCAATAGGatcattgagctgctgactggagag gttcctgtaaggtgtcaggacgtcactgtctatttctccatggaggagtgggactacatagaaggacacaaggatctgtaTGAGGACATTATGGAGACCCACCAGACTCTTATTTTACTGG AAGAGTCTTGTAAGAAAACTGCGCCACAGAGATGCTCTAGCCCTTTTCATGATGAGGAGGATGCCAGAAAGGAAAATGAGAAGACCTTATTATATTTTAAG GAAGGTGATCTGAATATTGTGTTGATGGATATTGATCCAGAGAATGAAGATGAATTATTAGATATGAAGATTAAGGATGAGGAAATACCTATTGGAATCAGCCTAA GTGGAGGTGGGTGCAACATTAAAGATGGTACGGTTCCACCCTGTGAAATGGAAGATGAAGGTGCAACACAAGATTCTACAAACTCTATTCTAGCAAATATAAGATCACCATTGACCAATGCATCTTCTGATTCATGCAAACATAAAGAATATGTTCCTGAGGTTGTTACATTTAAAGTAGGATACAGGAATGACTACAGGCATACTtgttctgaatgtggaaaatgttttaccaaAAAAGACAAATTTATTATTCACATGAGAgtccacactggggagaagccatattcctgCCCCGAATGTGGAAAACGCTTTACACAAAAAGCCAACCTAATGGCCCACCAAAAGACTCACACTGGCGAAAGGCCTTTTTCCTGCACAGAGTGCGGCAAAGACTTTACGTGTAAATCAACCCTTGTTAAACACTGGAGAATCCACACGGGTGAGAAGCCTTTCTCATGTTCTGATTGTGGAAAATGCTTTACCTACAAATCCCATCTTTTAGAACAtgaaagaattcacacaggtgaaAAGCCATTTACCTGCACCGAGTGTGGCAAATCCTTTAGACACAAGTCCCATGTCATTGGCCATCAGCGGGTCCACACGGGTGAGAAGCCCTTCATTTGCTCAAAGTGTGGTAAATGTTTTACACAAGAATCAAGTTTGGTGTATCATCAAAGGATCCACACTGGGGAGAAACCATTTAGCTGCCCAGAATGTGGAAAGTGCTTCACTTATAAGTCTACGCTTGTGAAACACCTCGTGATCCATTCAGGAGAAAAGCCATATTCCTGTTTGCACTGTGAGAAACGTTTTACCCAGAAGTCAATACTAAACGAGCATCAGAAAAACCACACAGGAGAACGTCCATATGTGTGTTCTGTATGTGGAAGAGCATTTACCCGAAAGTCAAATATGTTGAAACATCAGatcactcacacaggggagaaaccgtaCACATGTGCTGAGTGTGGGAATAGCTTCACGCAGAAGGCAAGCCTTGTTAAACACAAGAAACTTCACTCGACACAGGACTCAAAATAA
- the LOC143767169 gene encoding uncharacterized protein LOC143767169 isoform X2: MDKDKGYVAERILNLTLQILYLLTGEDYTPLKTPEEKGSATVTLPHSLVHEQKILNLTNRIIELLTGEVPVRCQDVTVYFSMEEWDYIEGHKDLYEDIMETHQTLILLESCKKTAPQRCSSPFHDEEDARKENEKTLLYFKEGDLNIVLMDIDPENEDELLDMKIKDEEIPIGISLSGGGCNIKDGTVPPCEMEDEGATQDSTNSILANIRSPLTNASSDSCKHKEYVPEVVTFKVGYRNDYRHTCSECGKCFTKKDKFIIHMRVHTGEKPYSCPECGKRFTQKANLMAHQKTHTGERPFSCTECGKDFTCKSTLVKHWRIHTGEKPFSCSDCGKCFTYKSHLLEHERIHTGEKPFTCTECGKSFRHKSHVIGHQRVHTGEKPFICSKCGKCFTQESSLVYHQRIHTGEKPFSCPECGKCFTYKSTLVKHLVIHSGEKPYSCLHCEKRFTQKSILNEHQKNHTGERPYVCSVCGRAFTRKSNMLKHQITHTGEKPYTCAECGNSFTQKASLVKHKKLHSTQDSK; the protein is encoded by the exons GATTATACCCCTCTAAAGACACCTGAAGAGAAGGGGTCAGCCACAGTGACTTTACCTCATTCATTGGTACATGAGCAGAAGATCCTCAATCTCACCAATAGGatcattgagctgctgactggagag gttcctgtaaggtgtcaggacgtcactgtctatttctccatggaggagtgggactacatagaaggacacaaggatctgtaTGAGGACATTATGGAGACCCACCAGACTCTTATTTTACTGG AGTCTTGTAAGAAAACTGCGCCACAGAGATGCTCTAGCCCTTTTCATGATGAGGAGGATGCCAGAAAGGAAAATGAGAAGACCTTATTATATTTTAAG GAAGGTGATCTGAATATTGTGTTGATGGATATTGATCCAGAGAATGAAGATGAATTATTAGATATGAAGATTAAGGATGAGGAAATACCTATTGGAATCAGCCTAA GTGGAGGTGGGTGCAACATTAAAGATGGTACGGTTCCACCCTGTGAAATGGAAGATGAAGGTGCAACACAAGATTCTACAAACTCTATTCTAGCAAATATAAGATCACCATTGACCAATGCATCTTCTGATTCATGCAAACATAAAGAATATGTTCCTGAGGTTGTTACATTTAAAGTAGGATACAGGAATGACTACAGGCATACTtgttctgaatgtggaaaatgttttaccaaAAAAGACAAATTTATTATTCACATGAGAgtccacactggggagaagccatattcctgCCCCGAATGTGGAAAACGCTTTACACAAAAAGCCAACCTAATGGCCCACCAAAAGACTCACACTGGCGAAAGGCCTTTTTCCTGCACAGAGTGCGGCAAAGACTTTACGTGTAAATCAACCCTTGTTAAACACTGGAGAATCCACACGGGTGAGAAGCCTTTCTCATGTTCTGATTGTGGAAAATGCTTTACCTACAAATCCCATCTTTTAGAACAtgaaagaattcacacaggtgaaAAGCCATTTACCTGCACCGAGTGTGGCAAATCCTTTAGACACAAGTCCCATGTCATTGGCCATCAGCGGGTCCACACGGGTGAGAAGCCCTTCATTTGCTCAAAGTGTGGTAAATGTTTTACACAAGAATCAAGTTTGGTGTATCATCAAAGGATCCACACTGGGGAGAAACCATTTAGCTGCCCAGAATGTGGAAAGTGCTTCACTTATAAGTCTACGCTTGTGAAACACCTCGTGATCCATTCAGGAGAAAAGCCATATTCCTGTTTGCACTGTGAGAAACGTTTTACCCAGAAGTCAATACTAAACGAGCATCAGAAAAACCACACAGGAGAACGTCCATATGTGTGTTCTGTATGTGGAAGAGCATTTACCCGAAAGTCAAATATGTTGAAACATCAGatcactcacacaggggagaaaccgtaCACATGTGCTGAGTGTGGGAATAGCTTCACGCAGAAGGCAAGCCTTGTTAAACACAAGAAACTTCACTCGACACAGGACTCAAAATAA